In Scleropages formosus chromosome 6, fSclFor1.1, whole genome shotgun sequence, the genomic stretch TCACCAGGCCACCGTTGTGGTAGTCGCTGAGGTGTGAATGGCATTTCACAACGCCTGTTCTCAGCCAAGCCTGATCTTCCTCCCCGTCAGAGCCAAGCATTTACATTCTGGTTTTATCATGCttcagagaagcccagacagtGCAAGCCAAGAGAAAAATCCATATGGCTAATAGGGGAAAACTGCAAAGTACTTGACCTTGTAAGGAACAATCAAGAAGAGGAAAAGGTAgacacccaccacacacacacacacttttacatGTCAATAAAAAGTCAGCTTACCACAGTTATGAAAGACATTGTGAAAGCAGTGAAGAGACCCATAGCCACATCTGCAGTACGAGCAGCCTTTCTTTACCCACTGGCCATGGGGAACCTCGCCACAGTACCTGAGGGACAAGAATCACCGATAGTCTCAGCTTCCACACCAAGCACacatttaaagtgaaatataGAGGGATCCCAAGGATGTCCTTACTTGACCCGCAGGTCATATTCACAGTTCCTGCCGGTGAagtgcttgggacaagcgcaaAAGCTGCCCAGAATACATGTGCCTCCGTTCTGACAGCAGGTCCGACTCTGCTTGGAACCTTaagaatacaaaacaaaaacatttcaagcaAAAGGAGCGCAGTAAAGTTCTGTTATTCGGCAAGACGCTATGTACTGTAACCAGTAAGTTGACACTGACTTTCCAGACTCGCGTTGCCGTTTTTTTACAAGCCGCGCATTCTGGAGGTCGCGTGTCCTCACTCTGACTGAGCGCGCAATAAAACCTTACACGACCACCTCaattaaattgcttcagtttgAGTGCTTTAAACATCTTGTACACGGAGACCTCACTCGGGAGCGGCACCGATCAAACCGCAAAATGGAGGAACCGTTAGGTCCAACATTCCGGCGGCGTTTCGTAACAGACGATGCCCGGTAAGCGCGAGCGGCGCGCGCGGGCGGACGCACGCACTCACGCACTTTCCGTGAGACCCACGAAGGGAATGACGGGTCCCGCCTCTCGCAGTTTCCGCTCGTCAGCGAGCGCGTTCATCCTCTCGAAGTGCTTGCGGGACTCGGCGTTTTGCGTCGTTTCGTCGCACCGCGGCCCTTCGCACTCTAAACGAGACAAACGAACAAATGGAGGATATTTTATGCTTGCTTTTGCGCTAGCGACGCACGCAGTCAGACCTGTTGTGACGCGTTCCTTCGACGCCGTGTCGTGTGTGGCACAGCGGTGGAAAATGTACGTACCGTACTGTCCTGTACCTGAGGCTGAggcctggtggtggtggtaaacTATAACCGCAGCCAGTAGGAGTCTtggtaaagaaaaagaaaagtaaaggAAGAACATGCGCAGTTACTGTTGCTCCACAAAAGAAAATGATAACGTATATATTCAGGAAAGTAGTATCAAAATAGTCTTTTACCTGTGAAACCAGTCTGAGCGCATTTTCCTGGAACTCTTCAGGACACACGTGAAACCAACTAACAAAAAAACCGTCTGTGTGGTAAGCTGCCACCCTACACTATCATGCTTCCACAAGTTGTCCCCCCCCAAAGTCGGACAGCGTCCCTCTACCTGCTTCCTAGCAGAGCTGAGAACTCTGCCGAGAGCCAATTAGCACATGTGAGACCAACCTTCTAGGCCATCCactttctcactctctctgtgactgacacacacacacacacactgtgtttcaGATGCAAATGAGAGCACCAAAGCTAATTTAAAATAGGAAGTTGGTAATTACAGTGTCTACAAAGCCCAAACACTTACAACAATACAATataaattaattgattgatttttttttgattaattaattaaaaaggacTGATGCAGGCCACCAGACTACTTTAAATATCAATACAGTCTATTCTTAATCTGTTATTAAAAGCATTCCATCTATGTTTTAAAACTGATAGTTTTGgtctgacatttacatttattcatttagcagacgcttttctccaaagcgacgtacatctcagagaaaatacagtttgcgcattacattagaagaaagacaGTTGTaggtgtgtgattcttaagtaaagttactttgtttctgtcCACtgtatgcaccaatgttcatcacatgagtagctgcataaaactcagaataggcAAATACTGACcaccttcctacagttttttttggagataacacaaacatttacatgcaatacaggagtagcggctgtgtaaaggcttatccgggcatgatcataaagttatggtgcatgaacttagaccatgggtgaagtgagtctggaagaggtgagttttcagaccgtttttaaatgtggtcagagtttcagcagttttgagtgagagggggaggtctaATACTTAAGTGCCAAATCAGATAGTTGAGGTGTTCAACTCTGTGTGGAACTTCCTGCAAAGCTTTCTAACAGCCTACATGTCTACGAATAGAGAGCACTGAACACGATATACTGCAAGTGACGCTATAAAAATGACTTGGTGGCCACAACAGTTTGTGAAAGTCATATATGTTGTGAAAACACTTAATTTTCCTGTTAGGTAGAGGAAATAAGGCAGGAAACAGGAATGCAGAGATTAACACAGTTCACTGGGAAAAGGGTGATGAAGCTTCAGTTTAGGTTGTAGCAGGAGGGAggtaaaaagtaaatgaaataaatgcaggAATACACATTGAAATACAGAAGATAGGTACTGCTGGACCTTGAATAGGCCCTCTTAATATAAAATATGGCAAAGCAAATATCCACCTatgtagaaaattaaaaacaggatgacaataatataaatgcaatattattatcacagtattttaattatattttcatgttgcactgttattttcacttcagtttctaaatctttttgccttttctgtaccaccagaacactcaatGTTTTCGCTTGCTAGCcaatgtaagaaaaaataatgaatggaatcagaaatgaaatgttctataaataaaagtgtttttgtatATAAAATGCAATCGCAGATAGACACACtactgagtcaa encodes the following:
- the tdgf1 gene encoding teratocarcinoma-derived growth factor 1 isoform X4, which translates into the protein MRSDWFHRLLLAAVIVYHHHQASASGTGQYECEGPRCDETTQNAESRKHFERMNALADERKLREAGPVIPFVGLTESSKQSRTCCQNGGTCILGSFCACPKHFTGRNCEYDLRVKYCGEVPHGQWVKKGCSYCRCGYGSLHCFHNVFHNCDESQEVQWFRSSGSRVQLKCLLCLAPLLVLTYLW
- the tdgf1 gene encoding teratocarcinoma-derived growth factor 1 isoform X1, giving the protein MFFLYFSFSLPRLLLAAVIVYHHHQASASGTGQYGTYIFHRCATHDTASKERVTTGLTACVASAKASIKYPPFVRLSRLECEGPRCDETTQNAESRKHFERMNALADERKLREAGPVIPFVGLTESSKQSRTCCQNGGTCILGSFCACPKHFTGRNCEYDLRVKYCGEVPHGQWVKKGCSYCRCGYGSLHCFHNVFHNCDESQEVQWFRSSGSRVQLKCLLCLAPLLVLTYLW
- the tdgf1 gene encoding teratocarcinoma-derived growth factor 1 isoform X3, with the protein product MFFLYFSFSLPRLLLAAVIVYHHHQASASGTGQYECEGPRCDETTQNAESRKHFERMNALADERKLREAGPVIPFVGLTESSKQSRTCCQNGGTCILGSFCACPKHFTGRNCEYDLRVKYCGEVPHGQWVKKGCSYCRCGYGSLHCFHNVFHNCDESQEVQWFRSSGSRVQLKCLLCLAPLLVLTYLW
- the tdgf1 gene encoding teratocarcinoma-derived growth factor 1 isoform X2; this encodes MRSDWFHRLLLAAVIVYHHHQASASGTGQYGTYIFHRCATHDTASKERVTTGLTACVASAKASIKYPPFVRLSRLECEGPRCDETTQNAESRKHFERMNALADERKLREAGPVIPFVGLTESSKQSRTCCQNGGTCILGSFCACPKHFTGRNCEYDLRVKYCGEVPHGQWVKKGCSYCRCGYGSLHCFHNVFHNCDESQEVQWFRSSGSRVQLKCLLCLAPLLVLTYLW